The following nucleotide sequence is from Solanum dulcamara chromosome 7, daSolDulc1.2, whole genome shotgun sequence.
ATGTCTCCCTATCATTGGCATCAATCACACTCTTTCACAAAGTCATACGATAAATAATTGGTAAATAGAAGCCACTTTATAGGATCTTTCTTGATTTCTAAATACCACTATGATGACCCCCCAAAAGGGAGGAGTGAAAAGCTTCCATTATTGGTATTATCTCTTCTATGGGAATACACCTCAAGATCACATTATCAGCGCATACCCTAAAAATAAGGCTCATCCTAGTAGAACTTGCAACTATCATGTAAGAAATCCCTTTTTTGATGGAAGATCATCCCTTCAGGCAAGATATGACTCACTAAAAAGTTGGCGAAGTTTGCATACCATAGAATCATGTCATGCAAATCAGTAAGCACATCCTCATATGGGAAAGTATCATCAATCTCATGTTCACACTTGGGTATAGTCTTCTCTTAAAGCCTTAAAATATAGTCAGCAACCTAATTCTCACACCCTTTTTTGTCCTTAACCATAAAGTCGAACTCTTGTAGTAATAAAACCCATTTAATCAACCTAGACATTACATCCTTCTTGGACATCAGATTCCTGATTGTTACATGGTCTGTGTGTAAAATGACATTCGTTCCCAACAAATATGTTATGAACTTCTCAACACATACACCATAATAAGAAACTCTTACTCAGTCACCATGAAGTTCTTTTTCACTATTCAGAGCCTTTGCTCACATAATTTATGGGGTGAAATATCTTCTCTCATTGCTAACTAAGTACTGCTTCCAGAGTTACCCCACTTGCGTCAAACATGATCTTGTATGAATTAGACCAATTTGGAGCTATGATCACAATGGTTGATGTCAGCTTCTTTTTCAGGCATTCAAATGCCTTCATGTATGCCTTATCAAAGACAAACTCAGCTTCTTTCTCCAGCAACCTGCGGGGAGGGTTGGCTACCTTTGAAAAGTCTTTGATAAACTATGGGAAGAACATTGCATGGCCTAAGAAGCTTTAAATGCCTTCACTAGAGATGGGAGGAAGAAGTCTAGATATTACTTCAATATTTGTTTTGTCCACCTCTATCCTCTTCTAAGAAATCTTGTGCCCCAACATAATATTCTCTTTTACCATGAAATGGTACTTCACCCAGTTTAGTACAAAATTAGTCCCCTCACAATACTTCAATACTACTACAAGATGTGCAAGACTATTATTAAAAGAGTCACCAAATATCGAGACGTCATCCATGAAAATCCTAATCAAATCTTCTACCATATATCATACATATTTTTAAAGTAGTTGGAGCATTGCACAACCCAAAGGGCATTCTCTTGATGTGAATGTCCTATAAGGGCATGTGAAAGTGGTTTTCTCATGATCCTCTAGAGCTATCGAAATTGGGTTGTAACCTGAGTAGCCAACCAAGAAAATTCACGCCTAGCTAACCTGTCAAGCATCAGATCTATGAAAGGCATGGGGAAGTGATCAAGCTCTATCCAGTGGTTGAACTTTCAGTAATCCATGCACAGACGCCACCTAGTGACGATTCTAAGAGAGAtcaatttattcttttcattgtTCCACAGTAATACTCCTTTCCTTAGGACACATTAAACAAGACTGACCCAGTTACTGTTAGCAATAGGGTACACAATTCCAACATCTAGCCACTTAATTATCTTCTTTTTCACTATCTCTTGCATTGGCGGGTTCAACCTTCTCTGGTGTTTGATACTTAAGATAACCTTCTCCTCTAACTTAATCTTGTGCGTGCAAATACCTGGAGGAATCCTGATGATATTCTCAATAGTCCAACCTAATGCTTTCTTGTAGAGCCGTAAGATAGACAACATCATTTCTACCTGACTCTATATCAACTAAGTAGAAATAATTATGGGCCAAGTATCGTTGGCTCGTAATTACTCATACCTCAAGTGCAAAGGGAGCAGTTTGATCTCCAATACTGAAGGTTCCTTAATAGAAGGCTTTGTAGATGGGGTCTCCCTATTCTTCAAATCAAGATCTAGCCTTCTGGGCACATATTGATAAGACCCTTTACTATATAAAGCATGGATAGTCACTTCATAATCATCACATCCTTCTCCATAAAAATTCATAAGTACAACAGTTAGAGCCTCAACCACAAACTTTTCCTCAACAACAACTTCCATTTCTTAGTCGATCACATCAATAACCAAATTACATTAATTTCATTTGGTTGCTTTATTGATCTGCGGACATTGAATAACCTCTTTATTAGTCAACCTAAAGCAAAGCTCTAGACTCCCAACATCCACTAACCTTTCTATGATTTCTTCTTTAATCTTTGCGGGAACGGTGAAGGTGGACTTGGAATTTGGAACAAAGTTCTAGGCACCTCTTTTGTTACTTCCTCATCAGCTTTAGGCTCTTCATTACTAGCCAGGTTTCTCCTTGTTTCCTCATCTGCATTAAGGTCTTTAGAGCTAGCTAGTTTTCTCTAAGTGTCAATCAATTCTTCAACTATCACTGGTCCACCAAAAACTTCACAGTCATATGTTGTCTCATAACCCACCACTTCAGTATCAATCACCCCACAATCATTTTTGGTAGTCATTGTCATGCACTATTCATTTACTCTTTGATTATTTTTCAGGTGGCTATAGTATTACTTAGGAAAGTGCCCTTTTGTCCAGGATTTAGAGCTACTGAAACCTGACTCATCTCTGCTTCCAATTGCTTGATAGAATTAAAGTGTGAATTTACCAACCGACTCATATTAGATAGATTACTTCTCATCTCCTTCATTCCTAAATCTGTAGACTCTACTTCTTCAGCACTTTGGACAATATCATTTGACCCTGCTTAATAGCTCACGAATGGCTGATTAGAACCATACTAATTTCTCTTTAAGGTAACATATGCATTTTTTCTCCAATTGTTCAATCCTTAGTCTCTGTCTCTATAGTTACCTTGCTCTATGTTTCTCTATTCGTATGTGTCCTGATTGTTATCTTTCCATGCTCCATATCTATGATCCTTGTTCCAAACTTGATTCCCACTTTCTTGCCACCAAGAACCCACCATATGTTTGGTGAGAAGCTCTATCTAAATCATCATCTTTGATATGCTTTCCTCACGCGCCTTCTCTTTCATCAACTGCTTTGCTCGATATTTTAGGTGGTTTCATATTAGTTACCTCAGAGTCTCTTGTATGCCAAGCCCTGTTAATTTTAGTAGCCCTATCAAGCATTGCTCTAGTCTGCTCAAATGTATGATTCATCAAAGACCCTTTAGCAATGTTGTTAGCGACATACTTGTTCACAACATCTAAAGACCTATAAGAATATTCCGAGAGCAACTCATCTGGTATTATGTGGTTTAGGCACTACAACAAATTTCTCTTTAACCTCAACCATGCTTCATGAAGGGCTTCTCCTTTATCCTATCTGAATTTCTAGATCCCATCATGAGTTGAATCTTCATTGAAGGAGGGAAAACCTCTTAAGAAATGAGACAATCAATTGAGTCCATGTAGTGATCGGCCCTTGAGGCAGTGCTCGAAGTCAAGTAGTATCTTTATCCTTGATAGAATACGGGAATAACCTTAAACGAATCCCAATATAAGTAATACCTCGAAAAGAGAACGATGAGCAAAGGCTAATGAGGTCCCCAAAAACTTGTTAGGATCCTCTAGGTGTAACCACCAAAGAGACCAATCTGATTCAACAGATGCATCCTAGTTGCATTGATATGGAATGAAGCAGTTCCAACTAGCGGAGGTGGGTTGATAGCACCAACAAAACTGACTATGTCGATGCTTATCTGATTTTTACGCTTACTATTTGTTGAGCCTCAATGCGCTGATATTGAATGAAGCAGTTTTAGCTAACGGAGGTGGGTTGATAGCACCAACAGAACTGACTATGTCGATGTTTATCTGATCTTCATGCTTACTATTTGTTGAGCCTCAATGTGTTTATAATATTTCCCTCAATAGGGACCTTTGTCTCTCAACCTTTATTTGATCAAAAACTTCTATTCTATTAATCACTTTCATGGCATGTGGATGTCACATAATAGACTAAGACCACTTGGTACGTAATTATTATGTAAAAAGTGCCTACTTTGTATTCAACTTCAAGGAGAAAATGGAAGGATCAATTTCATTAACATATGTGTTTTTATTCATCAGTACCAAGTACTATGTCCtaaacaaataaattcaacttaataaaatatttatataagaaaaattataaaggcaaaatagaaaataattcaatcaattttattaattaacaaataatttaaaatatatattttaaaaaatgtgaacAAATAAGTACCTACTATGTATTCAACTTAGAAAATGGACCTTATTGTAAAACGAAAAATGACCAATTCCATTAGGGTATGTGTTTTAGTCATCattatcaaattaattaatgaagtatttatttataaaatgatatagaggtaaataaataaaattagttttagcttaattttataaattaaaaaataatttgatgtTTATACTTTTAAGTAATATGGGACAAAGGAAGTAATAATTGATACATTCGTCACAAAGATTGAACTTAATTTCTATCACATGCAACCTTCTTTCATCTCATTATGCAATTTTCTTTCATCTCATTATTATTACATTAATATACTTTGTAACGTACATCAATTATGCATTCTCTAGCTCTAACTTCCTCTCTTTTTTCAGCGATCCCTTTCAATCTTTTCCACtctttcaaattataaataaaaaagtatatttatattaatttactctttaacttattttaacACATTTTATTTATGCATTTTATCCATCAATTCCAAGTATATCTCAAACTAATAAACTTGAGTTAATGAAGTGTTAATTTTAAggattaaatgatttttttaaaaaactaattttattttaatatatataataacaaataatttgggagatatatttttttataatgtaGACATGTAAtatgggatgaatggagtaaCCATTAATATATGATGTAGACCAGCTCCGAGATGGCATGACATTGGAAATCAAATTAataatgcactcaaatattcaACAAATGAAAGGAgaattataagaaaataatccGTCTAGAATGATGTAAAGGAAGTGCTTATATGTAAAAGCAAAGCATGAAATGAATTccataataatttattaatatcttaataaattacaaattgcaagaaatatacatacatatatatatataaagaacaTGTTTGAACAACGAAAATCTTCTTTCTCCCCCTTTTTTGTTTTTGCCATCTGGGGTAGAAACTATAGACcattaagtttaaaaaaaaaacagagagtAGACAAAATTTTTAGCTCCTTTTCTCAACTTCACCACCTTCTACTAAATAAGCTTTCTTCCTTCTATCTGCACTACTTGAGAGGCAAATGAGAAGGAAAAAAGTAGCATAAATTGCATGAACCCTCCAACTAGTCTTAGGTGGTTGGTGGAGTACAGCCCTATGAAACACTGTCATGTAATAATGAAGGCCAACAGCAAAGCCCAAAATTGTCTGGGCCAAGCCTATGAGCTTTGTTGTAGGCCCAGTCTCAGTGGAAAACACTAAGATGAGATACATGAGGAGCATCAACAGGTACAACACATAAGCAAGAGTTTGCAACAGCTGTAAGCAAATGTAGGTGGACTGTGCAGTAGCATAGAAAAACTTCAATGGCTCTAAGCCAGTGACTAAAGAGGAAAGGCAGAGGATGGAGAAGTAAATGGAGAGGTAAACTTGGATGAAGATCAAGAGCTTTTGGAGTGAGAAATAGGctttaattttattgaaaatgagAGAAACAAGAATGAGAGGGATTAAGATGAATGCAAATGAGATTAGAGAGGCAATTGTTGGTGCATATTTGTTTCCCACATAAGGTTTGAAGTTCTTAGTGATTTCTTTGTTTGCTTTGTTTAGGTAAACCTGTGAGGTCTTGGAAATTCTCTCCAAATCTGGTAAAAGGGTTTCTTGAAATTTGGAGGGTAAGTCTCTGAATCCAGAAATTAAGTCATCTTCAAGCCAGCTATACTCTGATTTTTTCTGGGTTGTCTTGACTGCGGGGGTTTGGGTTTTACTAATTGGGGTGTTGGATTTGGATTCACTGGTGTCTTTTTTCAATTGGGTTTTAGTGGTTTTGGTTGTTCTGTCTGTGGACTGATTTTTAATTGGAGTTTTGGAATTGGACTCTTTGAG
It contains:
- the LOC129894390 gene encoding cell wall protein DAN4-like; its protein translation is MAPLPHFCSFTKVLLVLCLVFVLFTLSFIPAHSENNNVRSRRMLELENESKPIKKKTSTTSTSLSTSKNQTKLLKSTTSSSKNQTKQMETSSSFGSSKNQTKLSKSKLPFSDSQTKNKTKSSSNPSSTITKSEKLTFKSQLQKLNLTPSKPSNSTKITSSTPKKSSDLPKISSSSSPKNKTTKSTKTQLEEGLKESNSKTPIKNQSTDRTTKTTKTQLKKDTSESKSNTPISKTQTPAVKTTQKKSEYSWLEDDLISGFRDLPSKFQETLLPDLERISKTSQVYLNKANKEITKNFKPYVGNKYAPTIASLISFAFILIPLILVSLIFNKIKAYFSLQKLLIFIQVYLSIYFSILCLSSLVTGLEPLKFFYATAQSTYICLQLLQTLAYVLYLLMLLMYLILVFSTETGPTTKLIGLAQTILGFAVGLHYYMTVFHRAVLHQPPKTSWRVHAIYATFFLLICLSSSADRRKKAYLVEGGEVEKRS